Proteins from a single region of Abyssalbus ytuae:
- the truA gene encoding tRNA pseudouridine(38-40) synthase TruA — protein sequence MRYFLEFSYNGKHYHGWQNQPNAISVQEVLEKALSTLLRKKTEVVGAGRTDSGVHARQMFAHFDFKEEIDEGTLVYRLNSFLPPDICVKNIFKVKNDAHTRFDAVSRTYEYWITPQKNPFLTDFAYYLKYSLDIEKMNEVAKLLFEYDNFQCFSKSNTDVKTYLCKISQAHWKMEDEKFIFTITADRFLRNMVRAIVGTLLEVGFGKSSKQDVKKIIESKNRSKAGASVPAHGLYLTKVEYPDSILHNE from the coding sequence GTGAGATATTTTCTAGAGTTTTCATATAATGGAAAACACTATCATGGCTGGCAAAACCAACCCAATGCAATTTCTGTACAGGAAGTATTGGAAAAAGCCCTGTCAACTTTGTTGAGAAAAAAAACCGAAGTTGTGGGAGCAGGAAGGACTGACTCGGGCGTACATGCCAGGCAGATGTTTGCACATTTTGATTTTAAGGAGGAAATTGATGAGGGTACACTGGTGTATAGATTAAATTCTTTTTTGCCACCAGATATTTGTGTAAAGAATATTTTTAAAGTTAAAAATGATGCCCATACGCGCTTTGATGCTGTTTCCCGGACTTATGAATACTGGATAACACCACAAAAAAATCCTTTTTTAACAGATTTTGCATATTATTTAAAGTATTCTTTAGATATTGAAAAAATGAACGAAGTAGCCAAGTTATTATTTGAATATGACAACTTTCAATGTTTTTCAAAATCTAATACCGATGTAAAAACCTATTTGTGTAAAATATCCCAGGCTCATTGGAAAATGGAAGACGAAAAGTTTATTTTTACCATAACTGCCGACAGGTTTTTGCGCAATATGGTAAGGGCAATAGTGGGTACCCTTCTAGAAGTTGGTTTTGGAAAGAGTTCTAAACAAGATGTTAAAAAAATTATAGAAAGCAAAAATAGAAGTAAAGCAGGAGCTTCAGTTCCTGCACATGGCTTATATTTGACGAAAGTTGAATACCCGGATTCAATTTTACATAATGAGTAA
- a CDS encoding ABC transporter ATP-binding protein has product MSKETTGNAFDYTLFKRLMRYTKPYKFTFTGVAISAVLLSVFAIARPILLKQTVDNYIITKDLNGLTLFILLMGVVLLFEVIFQLLFIYYANWLGQSVIKDIRIKLFKHMMAFKMKYFDNSSVGILVTRAVSDIERIAEIFSNGLFMIVSDLLKMLVVIGVMLTTNWRLSLIVFCVLPVILYATRLFQKAMKKAFIDVRAQVANLNSFVQERISGMKIVQLFVREDEEYENFRKINKKHERAWVKTVWYNSIFFAVAELLTSITTGLIVWYGGLRVIVGEIELGTIFMFIQLSQMLFGPLRQIADKFNTLQMGMVAANRIFDILDTSSTIEDKGNVIATNFKGDISFKNVRFGYLENEEVLHGITFDVKSGETVAIVGATGAGKSTIINLLNRFYDINSGDITIDGTSIKDFSLESLRGQIAIVLQDVFLFADTILNNITLKNNSITEEQVIEAAKEIGVHKFIKSLPHTYHYNVKERGVMLSSGQRQLIAFLRAYVTNPGILVLDEATSSVDSYSEKLIQKATERITRGRTSIIIAHRLATVKKADKIIVMDAGKIVETGTHKELLKKENGYYKNLYEVQFLAEEEVI; this is encoded by the coding sequence ATGAGTAAAGAAACCACAGGAAATGCATTCGATTATACTTTGTTTAAACGCCTGATGCGTTATACAAAGCCTTATAAATTTACTTTTACAGGAGTAGCAATATCGGCTGTCTTATTATCAGTTTTTGCCATCGCACGGCCAATATTGCTTAAACAAACAGTAGATAATTATATTATCACCAAAGATTTAAACGGCTTAACTTTATTTATTCTGTTAATGGGGGTGGTACTCTTGTTTGAGGTAATTTTTCAACTCCTTTTCATATATTATGCAAACTGGCTGGGGCAGTCTGTTATTAAAGATATCCGCATTAAGCTTTTTAAGCATATGATGGCCTTTAAGATGAAATATTTTGATAATTCTTCTGTGGGAATATTAGTTACAAGAGCTGTTTCCGATATTGAAAGAATAGCTGAAATATTTAGCAACGGCTTGTTTATGATTGTAAGTGATTTGTTAAAGATGCTTGTGGTAATAGGAGTGATGCTGACTACCAACTGGAGATTGTCCTTAATAGTATTTTGTGTGTTGCCTGTAATTTTATATGCCACAAGGCTTTTTCAAAAAGCAATGAAGAAAGCTTTTATAGATGTGAGGGCGCAAGTGGCAAATTTAAACTCTTTTGTGCAGGAAAGAATTTCAGGAATGAAAATCGTGCAGCTTTTTGTAAGGGAAGATGAAGAATATGAAAACTTTAGAAAAATTAATAAAAAACATGAGCGGGCATGGGTAAAAACAGTTTGGTATAATTCTATATTTTTTGCAGTAGCCGAACTTCTTACATCAATAACAACAGGTTTAATTGTTTGGTACGGAGGATTAAGGGTAATAGTAGGGGAAATAGAATTGGGAACTATTTTTATGTTTATCCAGTTGTCACAAATGTTATTTGGCCCGCTAAGGCAAATAGCCGACAAGTTTAACACGCTTCAAATGGGAATGGTGGCAGCAAACCGGATTTTTGACATTTTAGATACTTCAAGCACTATTGAAGATAAGGGGAATGTTATTGCAACTAACTTTAAAGGCGATATTTCATTTAAAAATGTACGTTTTGGTTATTTGGAAAATGAAGAGGTGTTACATGGAATTACCTTTGATGTAAAATCCGGAGAAACAGTGGCAATTGTAGGAGCAACAGGTGCCGGAAAATCTACAATTATTAATTTATTGAACCGGTTTTATGATATTAATTCCGGCGATATAACTATTGATGGTACCAGTATTAAGGATTTTTCTCTTGAATCTCTTAGAGGTCAAATAGCCATAGTATTGCAGGATGTTTTTTTGTTTGCCGATACTATTTTAAATAATATTACCCTTAAAAATAATTCAATTACTGAAGAACAGGTAATTGAAGCAGCTAAAGAAATAGGTGTACATAAGTTTATTAAAAGTTTGCCTCATACATACCATTACAATGTAAAAGAAAGAGGGGTGATGTTATCCAGTGGTCAAAGGCAGTTGATAGCTTTTTTAAGGGCATATGTAACAAATCCTGGGATTTTGGTGCTTGATGAAGCAACCTCATCAGTTGATTCTTATTCTGAAAAGCTTATTCAGAAGGCAACCGAAAGAATAACCAGGGGTAGAACCTCTATAATTATTGCACACAGGCTGGCAACCGTAAAAAAAGCAGATAAAATTATCGTTATGGACGCAGGTAAAATTGTTGAAACCGGTACTCATAAAGAGTTGCTTAAAAAGGAAAATGGTTATTATAAAAACTTATATGAAGTTCAGTTTCTGGCAGAAGAAGAAGTTATATAA
- the cdaA gene encoding diadenylate cyclase CdaA, with translation MDSLNFIEFNLIDLIDILLMAFLLYNVYKLVKGTVAINIFIGIVIVYLIWQLTAVLKMELLSNVFGKFIGVGVFGLIVVFHQEIRKFLLMLGSTNFASKRNFVRHFKFLKQDQLNTVVDVESVVNACKKMAKAKTGALIVFGRNNSLDFVKNTGDKMNIEITQPILESIFYKNSPLHDGAVIVEDNYIVATRVILPVSDERNIPQRYGLRHRAAIGITEKTDALALVVSEETGHISYIKNGEFVSFTDFDEMTTMIKRDLA, from the coding sequence TTGGATTCATTAAATTTTATCGAATTTAATCTTATTGACCTTATAGATATACTTCTTATGGCTTTTTTGCTGTATAATGTCTATAAACTTGTTAAAGGTACAGTTGCCATCAATATTTTTATTGGTATTGTAATAGTTTATCTCATATGGCAACTTACCGCCGTGCTTAAAATGGAACTTTTAAGTAATGTTTTTGGAAAATTCATAGGAGTAGGGGTTTTTGGCCTTATCGTGGTATTCCACCAGGAAATAAGAAAGTTTCTTCTAATGCTGGGGTCTACAAATTTTGCCAGCAAACGTAATTTTGTACGACACTTTAAATTTTTAAAACAAGACCAGTTAAATACAGTGGTAGATGTAGAATCTGTTGTAAATGCGTGTAAAAAAATGGCAAAAGCCAAAACAGGAGCTCTTATTGTATTTGGTAGAAATAACTCATTGGATTTTGTAAAAAATACAGGTGATAAAATGAACATTGAAATAACCCAACCCATTTTAGAAAGTATTTTTTACAAGAACAGTCCGTTACATGACGGAGCTGTTATAGTTGAAGATAATTATATTGTAGCAACCAGGGTAATTTTACCGGTTTCTGACGAAAGAAACATTCCGCAGAGATATGGTTTGAGACATAGAGCTGCTATTGGAATTACCGAAAAAACAGATGCTTTAGCTTTAGTAGTAAGTGAGGAAACAGGGCATATTTCTTATATAAAAAACGGAGAATTTGTGAGTTTTACTGATTTTGATGAAATGACCACTATGATAAAAAGGGATTTGGCCTAA
- the folP gene encoding dihydropteroate synthase, with protein MTINCKGNLIDLSTPKVMGILNITPDSFYDGGKYKNEHDILLQVEKMLQGGATFVDVGAYSSRPGAENIPEDEELKKSVEVTRLILKHFPDCIISVDTFRSKVAKENIEAGAALVNDISAGDMDNKMMETVAKFQVPYIIMHMKGIPETMQKNINYKDVVKEIIYYFSKKIADANKLKINDLIIDPGFGFGKTLDNNYEILNKLELFKMPELPILVGASRKSMIYKLLNINPNDALNGTTSINTIALLKGANILRVHDVKEAMECVKIFNQLNSYHNN; from the coding sequence ATGACAATAAATTGCAAAGGAAATTTAATTGACCTTTCAACCCCCAAAGTAATGGGTATATTAAATATTACTCCTGACTCATTTTATGATGGCGGAAAATATAAAAATGAACACGATATACTTTTACAGGTAGAAAAAATGTTGCAGGGAGGTGCTACCTTTGTCGATGTGGGCGCATACAGTTCCAGACCGGGCGCAGAGAATATACCTGAAGATGAAGAATTGAAAAAAAGTGTTGAGGTCACACGGTTAATATTAAAACATTTTCCTGACTGTATAATTTCGGTTGATACTTTTAGAAGTAAGGTTGCCAAAGAAAATATTGAAGCAGGAGCAGCATTAGTTAACGATATTTCGGCGGGAGATATGGACAATAAAATGATGGAAACTGTGGCCAAATTTCAAGTGCCTTATATTATTATGCATATGAAAGGCATTCCTGAAACCATGCAAAAAAACATTAATTATAAGGATGTAGTAAAGGAAATAATTTACTATTTCTCAAAAAAAATAGCAGACGCTAATAAGCTAAAAATAAACGATCTTATTATAGATCCCGGGTTTGGCTTTGGAAAAACTCTCGATAATAATTATGAGATTTTAAATAAACTTGAACTTTTTAAAATGCCGGAATTGCCAATTTTAGTTGGTGCAAGCCGTAAATCAATGATTTATAAATTATTGAATATTAACCCAAATGATGCCCTTAACGGAACAACCAGTATAAACACTATAGCCCTATTAAAAGGGGCAAACATTTTAAGAGTACACGATGTAAAAGAAGCAATGGAGTGTGTTAAAATATTCAATCAGTTAAACAGTTATCACAACAATTAA
- a CDS encoding DUF1599 domain-containing protein produces MQNTSKQYDEVINACRDLFVKKMKDYGSAWRILRLPSLTDQIFIKAQRIRSLQENKERKVNEGEASEFTGIINYSVMALIQLERGVVEQPDLSLEDAVKLYDSKVEETKALMEDKNHDYGEAWREMRISSFTDLILQKLLRVKQIEDNKGKTLVSEGIDANYQDIINYAVFALILMNKN; encoded by the coding sequence ATGCAAAATACATCAAAACAATACGACGAGGTTATAAATGCCTGTCGGGATTTGTTTGTTAAAAAGATGAAAGATTATGGTAGTGCCTGGAGAATTCTGAGATTACCGTCACTTACCGATCAGATTTTTATAAAAGCTCAACGTATAAGAAGTCTTCAGGAAAATAAAGAACGTAAAGTCAACGAAGGAGAAGCATCTGAATTCACGGGAATCATTAATTATTCGGTAATGGCTTTAATACAGCTGGAAAGAGGAGTGGTGGAGCAGCCGGATCTTTCTTTAGAAGATGCTGTTAAATTATATGATAGTAAAGTGGAGGAAACCAAGGCGTTAATGGAGGATAAAAATCACGACTACGGAGAGGCCTGGAGAGAAATGAGAATAAGTTCCTTTACCGACCTTATTTTGCAAAAATTATTAAGAGTGAAACAAATAGAAGATAATAAAGGAAAAACTCTGGTTAGCGAAGGTATTGATGCCAACTATCAGGATATTATAAACTATGCGGTTTTTGCTTTAATTCTTATGAACAAAAATTAA
- a CDS encoding BT_3928 family protein, producing the protein MQLLVNISRIFVGVLFIISGFIKLNDPLGFSFKLEEYFSASVLNLEFLTPLALAIAIFVVIFEVLLGVFLLLGFKVKFTVWSLLVMIVFFTFLTFYSAVTGKVTDCGCFGDALKLTPWQSFFKDVVLLLFILLLFLKKEYIFPLSTKKNRLIGSGIALLLCIFYTVFVLRHLPAIDFRPYKVGANIMEGMTIPDDAPKPVYEYAWLFKVNGKEQTIKTLGDYPSVDGEFIGVETKEVQKGYEPPIHDYTMERDGVDYTEKIMNSDNVIIVIARDIDKADEEGLKDIKTITDEALKKGYQVFGMSASSVEEIRPVKQKIGLNFDFYFCDLTTLKTIVRSNPGILKLKNGTIMQKLHYNDADELKL; encoded by the coding sequence ATGCAATTACTGGTAAACATTAGCAGAATTTTTGTCGGAGTACTTTTTATAATAAGTGGCTTTATTAAATTGAATGACCCTCTTGGTTTTTCTTTTAAACTCGAAGAGTATTTTAGTGCATCTGTGTTAAACCTTGAATTTTTAACACCCCTGGCATTAGCCATTGCTATTTTTGTAGTAATTTTTGAAGTTTTACTGGGAGTGTTTCTCCTTTTGGGATTTAAAGTGAAGTTTACTGTATGGAGTTTACTGGTTATGATAGTTTTCTTTACTTTTCTAACCTTTTATTCAGCGGTAACCGGAAAAGTTACAGATTGCGGGTGTTTTGGCGATGCTTTAAAGCTAACTCCTTGGCAATCATTTTTTAAAGATGTTGTTTTACTTTTGTTCATTTTGCTTTTATTCTTAAAAAAGGAATATATATTTCCTTTATCGACGAAGAAAAACAGGCTAATAGGATCAGGTATAGCTTTACTTTTGTGTATCTTTTATACTGTATTTGTTTTAAGGCATTTGCCGGCAATAGATTTCAGACCGTATAAAGTAGGTGCCAATATTATGGAAGGTATGACCATACCTGATGATGCTCCTAAACCAGTGTACGAATATGCATGGCTTTTTAAAGTTAATGGTAAAGAACAAACCATTAAAACTTTGGGAGATTACCCTTCGGTAGATGGTGAATTTATTGGGGTCGAAACCAAAGAAGTTCAAAAAGGGTATGAACCTCCTATTCACGATTATACAATGGAAAGGGATGGGGTGGATTATACTGAAAAAATAATGAATTCAGATAATGTAATTATAGTTATTGCACGCGATATTGATAAGGCGGATGAAGAGGGGTTGAAGGATATAAAAACTATCACCGATGAAGCATTGAAAAAAGGGTATCAAGTATTTGGTATGTCTGCCTCCAGCGTGGAAGAAATTAGGCCGGTAAAACAAAAAATCGGTTTAAATTTTGATTTTTACTTTTGCGACCTTACTACACTTAAAACCATAGTGAGGTCTAACCCCGGAATTTTAAAATTAAAAAACGGAACAATAATGCAAAAACTGCATTATAATGATGCCGATGAATTGAAATTATAG
- a CDS encoding ABC transporter permease yields the protein MLSYILNKLIYAILTLFGVITVIFILFTVLPGDPARMMLDQNENSEQLAAIQKKYGFDKPVSIQYLYYLNDLSPFSFHSKEKDDYTYLAKGKYNAVEVLEFSNTVFVLKTPYLRESFQKNGKKVTRIIAETLPNTFVLAVAAIFIAMINGVILGVLSALYKDSWIDKFIQVISTLGMSIPSFFSAILFAWFFGFLLHKYTHLNMTGSLYEVDDFGEAIHIQWKNLILPAVVLGIRPLAVVIQLMRNSLLEVLNQDYIRTARAKGLNEFQVIVKHALKNALNPVITALSGWFASMLAGAVFVEYIFGWNGLGKEIVNALNTLDLPVIMGSVIIIAFMFILINIFVDIIYGWLDPKISIK from the coding sequence TTGCTGAGCTATATTCTAAATAAACTTATCTATGCTATTTTAACCTTATTTGGGGTAATTACCGTTATATTTATTCTTTTTACAGTATTACCCGGTGATCCTGCCCGGATGATGCTGGACCAGAATGAAAATTCCGAACAATTGGCAGCCATACAGAAAAAGTATGGTTTTGATAAACCTGTTTCAATACAATACTTATATTACTTAAATGATTTATCACCTTTTTCTTTTCATTCAAAAGAAAAAGATGATTATACCTATTTGGCTAAGGGAAAATATAATGCGGTTGAAGTTCTGGAATTTTCAAATACAGTATTTGTTTTAAAGACCCCTTATTTAAGAGAATCGTTTCAGAAAAATGGTAAAAAAGTTACCCGGATAATTGCTGAAACTTTACCTAATACATTTGTGCTGGCTGTAGCAGCTATTTTTATAGCTATGATAAACGGAGTTATATTAGGTGTTTTATCGGCATTATACAAAGATTCCTGGATTGATAAGTTTATACAGGTCATAAGCACCTTGGGAATGAGCATCCCTTCGTTTTTTAGCGCTATTTTGTTTGCATGGTTTTTTGGTTTTTTACTGCACAAATACACCCATCTTAATATGACAGGAAGCCTGTATGAAGTAGATGATTTTGGTGAAGCAATCCATATACAATGGAAAAATCTCATTTTACCTGCTGTTGTATTAGGAATTCGTCCTCTGGCAGTAGTAATACAATTAATGCGGAATTCATTGCTGGAAGTATTAAATCAGGATTATATTCGAACAGCACGTGCAAAAGGATTAAACGAGTTTCAGGTAATAGTAAAACATGCCTTAAAAAACGCTTTGAATCCTGTTATTACTGCACTTTCCGGATGGTTTGCAAGTATGTTGGCAGGAGCAGTTTTTGTAGAATATATTTTTGGCTGGAACGGGTTAGGGAAAGAAATTGTAAATGCACTAAACACGTTAGATTTACCTGTTATCATGGGATCGGTAATAATTATAGCTTTCATGTTTATTTTAATTAATATTTTTGTGGATATAATATACGGATGGCTGGATCCCAAAATAAGTATAAAATAA
- a CDS encoding TlpA family protein disulfide reductase: MKKIILLLIITCSTILSYSQNTQITQDALNEIFIDLEGNEVTFASILDKNSGKAIYIDIWASWCKDCRKGLPGVKELQNQFENIQFVFLSLDKSVEQWKAGIEKLGISKGQHYFIKLGWKKSAFCKSIELDWIPRYMIVDSEGKIELYKAIETNDQKLTDKLKTIQ; the protein is encoded by the coding sequence ATGAAAAAAATAATCTTACTACTTATAATTACCTGCTCAACAATACTATCGTATAGTCAGAACACGCAAATTACACAAGACGCTTTAAATGAAATTTTTATCGATTTGGAGGGTAACGAGGTAACATTTGCTTCTATACTTGATAAAAACAGTGGGAAAGCCATATATATAGATATTTGGGCTTCCTGGTGTAAGGATTGCAGAAAAGGACTGCCTGGGGTAAAAGAGTTACAAAACCAATTTGAAAATATTCAGTTTGTATTTTTGTCTTTAGATAAAAGTGTAGAACAATGGAAGGCCGGAATAGAAAAATTAGGTATATCCAAAGGACAACATTATTTTATTAAATTGGGGTGGAAAAAAAGTGCCTTTTGTAAATCAATAGAACTTGATTGGATTCCACGATATATGATAGTAGACTCCGAGGGAAAAATAGAGTTGTATAAAGCTATTGAAACAAACGACCAGAAACTAACAGATAAACTTAAAACCATACAATGA
- the tpiA gene encoding triose-phosphate isomerase, giving the protein MRRKIVAGNWKMNNDLAQTELLITNLIKQLPSTDAGVMIAPTFPNLYKAFEALRENKIEVIAQNMHFAESGAYTGEVSAAMLKSVGIKTVILGHSERRAYFGEDDAILAKKVDAALKNDMTAMFCFGEELDDRKAGNHFSVVENQLKNALFHLNAEAWKNIILAYEPVWAIGTGETATPEQAQEMHEFVRKTIVEKYGQNVADNVSILYGGSVKPDNAKEIFSKPDVDGGLIGGASLKAEDFVEIIKAI; this is encoded by the coding sequence ATGAGAAGAAAAATTGTTGCCGGGAACTGGAAAATGAACAATGATTTAGCCCAGACAGAATTGCTTATAACAAACTTGATTAAGCAATTACCTTCAACCGATGCCGGGGTAATGATTGCACCAACCTTTCCCAACCTGTACAAAGCCTTTGAAGCGCTTCGTGAGAATAAAATTGAAGTAATTGCCCAAAACATGCATTTTGCCGAGAGCGGAGCCTATACAGGAGAGGTTTCGGCAGCTATGCTTAAAAGTGTAGGAATAAAAACAGTTATTTTAGGACACTCAGAAAGAAGAGCTTACTTTGGTGAAGATGATGCGATTTTAGCCAAAAAGGTGGATGCGGCATTAAAAAATGATATGACCGCTATGTTTTGCTTTGGAGAAGAATTAGACGACCGAAAAGCCGGAAATCATTTTAGCGTTGTAGAAAACCAACTAAAGAATGCCTTATTTCATTTAAATGCTGAAGCGTGGAAAAACATTATTCTGGCCTACGAACCTGTATGGGCCATTGGTACCGGAGAAACAGCTACTCCGGAACAAGCTCAGGAAATGCATGAGTTCGTTAGAAAAACCATAGTCGAAAAATATGGTCAGAATGTAGCAGATAACGTTTCAATCCTTTACGGGGGGAGTGTTAAGCCTGATAATGCAAAAGAAATTTTTTCAAAACCTGATGTTGACGGAGGACTGATAGGAGGAGCTTCTTTAAAGGCTGAAGACTTTGTTGAAATTATAAAGGCTATTTAA
- the prmA gene encoding 50S ribosomal protein L11 methyltransferase: MSNIYIEYTFKVSPPVPGNEILIAELGYAGFESFVENENEVIAYIQKQEWNKKILHEIGILKNKNFSIQYHSKEIEQVNWNAEWEKNFNPIEVDGICTVRAPFHPKPATKYDIIIEPKMSFGTGHHETTHMMIQHLLKLDLNGKKVLDMGCGTGVLAILAEKLGAAPIDAIDIDNWCYVNSLENVERNNCTHILVYEGDVLLLEGKKYDVIIANINRNILLEDIPEYSKSLNKNGILLLSGFYKEDILTISKKCEEYSFELIETIEKNNWVSIKFLN; the protein is encoded by the coding sequence ATGTCAAATATATACATAGAATATACTTTCAAAGTAAGTCCGCCTGTACCCGGTAATGAAATACTAATTGCAGAATTAGGTTATGCAGGATTTGAAAGTTTTGTAGAAAATGAAAATGAAGTTATTGCATACATTCAAAAACAAGAATGGAATAAAAAAATTTTACATGAGATCGGGATTCTTAAAAATAAAAACTTTTCAATACAATATCATTCAAAGGAAATAGAACAAGTAAACTGGAATGCAGAATGGGAAAAAAATTTCAATCCGATAGAAGTTGATGGAATTTGCACAGTTCGGGCTCCCTTTCACCCAAAACCAGCTACCAAATATGATATAATCATAGAGCCTAAAATGAGTTTTGGTACCGGTCATCATGAAACTACTCATATGATGATACAACATCTTCTCAAACTGGATTTAAATGGTAAAAAAGTATTAGATATGGGGTGTGGTACAGGAGTACTTGCAATCTTAGCCGAGAAATTGGGGGCTGCTCCAATTGATGCTATAGATATTGATAACTGGTGTTATGTAAATTCCCTGGAAAATGTAGAAAGAAATAATTGTACTCATATTTTGGTTTATGAAGGAGATGTTTTATTGCTTGAGGGAAAAAAATACGATGTTATTATTGCCAATATAAACAGAAACATTTTGTTGGAAGATATCCCTGAATATTCAAAAAGTCTCAATAAAAACGGAATTTTATTATTAAGTGGTTTTTATAAGGAAGATATTTTGACAATTTCAAAAAAATGTGAAGAATATTCATTTGAGTTAATAGAAACTATTGAAAAAAACAATTGGGTTTCAATAAAATTTTTAAATTAG
- a CDS encoding ATP-dependent Clp protease adaptor ClpS — translation MSTKEKYSEDLLLEEEVKKQNEIVLYNDDVNTFEHVIETLIDACEHTPEQAEQCSLIVHYNGKCTVKTGEYDDLKPRCSKLLHAGLSAEIV, via the coding sequence ATGAGTACTAAAGAAAAATATTCAGAAGATTTATTACTCGAAGAAGAAGTTAAAAAACAAAACGAGATTGTTCTCTATAATGATGATGTAAATACTTTTGAACATGTTATAGAGACTCTTATTGACGCTTGCGAACATACCCCCGAACAGGCAGAACAATGCTCATTAATTGTTCATTACAACGGTAAATGCACCGTTAAAACAGGTGAGTATGATGATTTAAAACCTCGTTGTTCCAAACTTCTTCATGCTGGATTAAGTGCTGAAATAGTGTAA
- a CDS encoding YgaP family membrane protein, translating to MKKNMGSTDKGIRVLIAVAIALLYYYNIISGTLGIVLMVLAIIFLITSLINFCPLYTLFGINTCKTKK from the coding sequence ATGAAAAAAAACATGGGGAGTACCGACAAAGGTATAAGGGTATTAATTGCAGTAGCAATTGCTTTGCTTTATTATTACAATATAATTAGCGGAACTCTGGGAATAGTACTTATGGTTCTCGCTATTATTTTTTTAATAACAAGCTTAATCAATTTTTGTCCTTTGTATACACTGTTTGGAATAAATACCTGTAAAACAAAAAAGTAA
- a CDS encoding site-specific integrase, which translates to MKTDYLRTDKTAALYLQLYQNKKIIRIPLNISVPPGFFDKKSRRIKKGFKLYKEYNLIIEKKLAEVNKIEVHYKLSGQHLTIKKLCDELENHGLRINFNTFADLKLKQQKDFLKSSTYRQQKGCLSKIKKYMDPLLFRDIDETFLNNFRFHLKNKLKNKNSTIESTLKNFKKYLHLANNEGIKTSLNFTDIKIKSMKGEMTFLTPEELKDLYNFYRGPINTTWKNILQRYLFSCFTGLRISDIETIKEENFINDFLVFTMVKTEKFIKIKLNKTSLSLVEFPNIFRNNYSREHINRELKLIAKAVGINKNISYHTSRHTFATNFLISGGSIRNLKKILGHSKIETTMIYVHEVQNILNEEISLMDNIINKD; encoded by the coding sequence ATGAAAACTGATTATTTGAGGACAGATAAGACAGCAGCTCTGTATTTACAGTTGTATCAGAATAAAAAAATTATCAGAATTCCTTTAAATATTTCGGTCCCTCCTGGTTTTTTTGACAAAAAATCACGTAGGATAAAGAAAGGTTTCAAGCTATATAAGGAGTACAATCTTATTATTGAAAAAAAATTAGCTGAAGTAAATAAAATTGAAGTTCATTACAAATTATCCGGACAACACCTTACAATTAAAAAATTATGTGATGAGCTTGAAAATCATGGTTTGAGAATAAACTTCAATACATTTGCCGATTTAAAACTCAAACAACAAAAAGATTTTTTAAAGTCCTCTACATACAGGCAACAAAAGGGGTGTTTGTCGAAAATAAAAAAGTATATGGATCCTTTATTGTTCAGGGATATAGATGAAACATTTTTGAATAACTTCAGGTTTCATCTTAAAAATAAACTAAAAAATAAAAATTCTACAATAGAAAGTACGTTGAAAAACTTTAAAAAATATCTTCATTTGGCAAATAATGAGGGTATAAAAACAAGCCTGAACTTTACCGACATAAAAATTAAATCTATGAAAGGAGAGATGACTTTTTTAACTCCTGAGGAACTTAAAGACTTATATAATTTTTATAGGGGCCCTATAAATACAACTTGGAAAAACATCCTTCAAAGATATTTGTTTAGTTGTTTTACCGGTTTAAGAATTAGTGACATTGAAACGATAAAGGAGGAAAATTTTATTAATGATTTTCTAGTATTCACAATGGTTAAAACTGAAAAATTCATAAAAATAAAACTGAATAAAACTTCTTTATCCCTTGTTGAGTTTCCTAATATATTCAGGAATAATTATTCCAGGGAGCATATAAACAGAGAGCTAAAGTTAATAGCAAAAGCTGTAGGTATAAACAAAAATATTAGTTATCATACCAGCAGGCACACTTTTGCTACTAATTTTCTAATATCCGGAGGAAGTATAAGGAATTTGAAAAAGATATTAGGGCATAGCAAGATAGAAACCACAATGATATATGTCCATGAAGTTCAGAACATATTGAATGAAGAAATATCTTTGATGGATAATATAATTAATAAAGATTAG